cagagtaaaactccctctacactgtccccatcaaacactcccaggacaggtacagcacggggttagctacagagtaaattccctttacactgtccccatcaaacactcccaggacaggtaaagcacggggttagatacagagtaaagcttcctctacactgtccccattatcACTCTCaaaacaggtacagcactggattagatactgagtaaagctccctctacacagtccccatcaaacaccccctggacaggtacagcacagggttagatacagagtaaagctccctctacactgtccccatcaaacactcccaggacaggtacagcatggggttagattcagagtaaagctccctctacactgtccccatcaaacactcccagggcaggtacagcacggggttagatacagagtaaagcttcctctacactgtccccatcaaacactcccaggacaggtacagcacggggttagatacagagtaaagctccctctacactgtccccatcaaacactcccaggacaggtacagcacggggttagatacagagtaaactccctctacactgtccccatcaaacactcccaggacaggtacagcacagggttagatacagagtaaagctccctctacactgtccccatcaaacactcccaggacaggtacagcacggggttagatacagagtaaagctccctctacactgtccccatcaaacgctcccaggacagatacagcatggggttagatacagagtaaagcttcctatacactgtccccatcaaacactcccaggacaggtacagcacggggttagatacagagtaaagctccctctagactgtccccattaaacacttccaggacaggtagagcacggggttagatacagagtaaaactccctctacactgtccccatcaaacactcccaggacaggtacagcacggggttagatacagagtaaagctccctctacactgtccccatcaaacactcccaggacaggtacagcacggggttagatacagagtaaagctccctctacactgtccccatcaaacactcccagtacaggcacagcacgggaatagatacagtgtaaagctctctctacactgtccccatcaaacactcccaggacaggtacagctcggtgttaaatacagagtaaagatccctctacaccgtccccatcaaacactcccaggacaggtacagcagggggttagatgcagagtaaactccctctaccatgtccccatcaaacactcccaggacaggtacagcacggggttagatacagagtaaagctccctctacaccgtccccatcaaacgctcctaggacaggtacagcacggggttagatacagattaaatctccctctacaccgtccccatcaaacactcccaggacaggtacagcacagggttagatacagagtaaagctccctctacactgctctGACTGTTTGGATATGTTGCGGGGTGGGGAGTGACTCACGAGTCTTCCACAAACATCGATATTTTTACCTCTGCCACTTTGCGCAGAAACGTGCTCCCGATTCCTTGACCTGAAACACAGGAAAGGTGGTTATTGCCATGTGGATCCCggcttcagagaaggaaatctccACACCAAGCTCTCTGCCGATGTCCAGAGATTGCGGATTCTGGACAACCAGTCCCAATCTCAAGTGAGATCAGGACAATCCCAAAGGAAAGTTCCCCAATGGACATGGAATCTGAGTGGAAATCTTAACCTTCTCCGAACTGATTCTAGCACAAttctatcttttttcaaataaggagaccaaaactgcacacagtgctccagatgcggtctcgccaagaccctgtacagctgcagtaaaacatccccacttttatatCCCATGCTCCtcgcaataaacaccaacatcccatttgccgtcctaatcacttgctgctcTTGCACACTAACTCTTCCTGatccatgtaccaggacacccagatccctctgtacctcagggttctgtagtctctcttcatttagataatttgctgcttttttattcttcctgccaaagtggacaagttcacactctcccacatcgtACTCCgtctgctaaatttttgcccgCTCGCTTAATCTATCGATATCCCTTTGTAGGCTCcccacctcctcttgacaacttactttcctacctttcttgGTGTcactggccccagcactgatccccgtggtactccactagttacagcttgccaatcggaaaaagacccatttatccctactctctgattcctgttagctaaccaatcctttatccgtgCTCATATGTTACCACCtccaacccgcccccccccaccccaacacaccagtGACCTCTGTCGGGGGATGCATGGAGTGGGGGCTGCGCCTGAGTGAGAATGGACAAGGTGTGTAGCCGGAAATTTTGGCTCTCGTGGTAAGTTCTGGTACATTTTTCTTAAGTTTAAATTTAGGTTAAGAGTCAGGCTATGACAGAGGACTTCCAAACTTCAATTTAGTTTAAGGGCCATGTAAAGCGGGGAGCTGCCCGGCAGTGGCAGTTATCCATCAATCAGCTGAAAGTAAATTGGTTCAGTAGGCGTTAATTATTGTAGCAATTGCTGAGCTAACTAGTGACTCATCAGAGACTCTATAGGGACAGGGACATACTGGTATTGCCATTGGACTAGTgttccagacacccagggtaaggctctggggacctgggttcaaatctcaccatggcagatgctgAAACttggatgaccatgaaaccattgctgattgttgtaaagaaaaaaacccatctggttcactaatgtctttaaaAAGTCTGGCCTACGTgatccggactcgaaacgttaactctgtctctctctctccgcagattttttgctttttgtttcagatttccagttataatctctggattaccaccTGAGCCTCGTGCAATTTGACAGAGGGTAAATGAGATTGGAGGGGTGAACGCATGGCTGAAAGAACGGCGTGGGTAGAAACGAGTTCCAGTTCGGGGGAGAGTGGGAGCTGTATGGGTTGGGGTGGTCTTCCCTTGAACTGCGTTGCAGCCTGCGTTCTGAAAGATCGCATAACTAGTGCGGTTGAGGGGGCTTTAAACGAAatagttggggggttggggggagaagggATCAAGCGAGAAGGTGTTGTAAATCAAAGGGGAGAGGTAAAAGAGCAAGTTGGGTCAGGATAACCAagagtgtggcagtgagggacagagagtacaaaattAAGAGTGCACCTGTAAGAAATTGGGGGCCTTTAATGAACTGGTATTTTTTGCACAGTATAAACCTTTCATAGGATTTGCAAACAGCACTGATTGTCTGTCTGGAAAGAGAACGGTACTTTCCACCATGTATAAAATTCTTATTAACTCAATggaaaagctttctgaaaagtCAACAATTTCTAAACAGTCTTTGGCAACGTCAAGATGCCTTGATTCGGGCGGCCATGCTGACGCTCCTAAGTTGGTGGGGCGGTGTCCTGTCATGCCCCCTTATCGATGCAGGTGGTTTAGATAGGGTCAGGAAAATGAACCTCAGCGCGGTGTAAACTGAAAGGCTGACTGCGAGCAGGGTGACGTACAGAGGAGGAAGTGACCACCCTGACGTTCATGGGTACCTGCCCTGTATCCGTTGGGCCAGGAGGGTTTGAACAGATGATTGACACCGTGTAAGCTACCCCTCCGGAGAAAGGGTATACTAACCGGGGTTCAGGGGCAGGGGGCGCAGGCGCTAATAAGGTCACAGTAGCCTTCCCCAGATGGAAGGCGGATCAGGGGAGGAGGGGTAAGAACTGAGGGAAGGTTCCCTAACACCTCGGCTAGAGGGCAGGATGCTGAGAGCAACACGCTCCGGGCCAATGTCCCGTTCGTCCTCTGGAATCAGTAAACCGCTCCCAACTATCACGGGTCATAGACGTTGTCCAGTCAATTAGTGCATTAAACAGTGagcccaagttctagattctcccacaaccaccctgtcaagaccccgcaGGGGTCttagaaccatggaaaagttacagcacagaaggaggccattcggcccatcctgtccctgccagcccaaggacacccaggtgccctttctaatcccgccttcctgcacccggcccacagCCCCATTGTCTTAGCTGTTTTAAACAACTTTTTCTctgagccacttaaggagataaCTGGTCAGTTGTAAAGAGCATTTTAAAagaggagggaaagaaagagagagagagagagagatgcggagTGGTTTAGGAacagaattccagaacttaggccccaggcagctgaagaccctgataagaccctgaggggtcttgacagggtggatgtggggaggatgtttccccttgtgggagaatctaggactaggggggtcactgtttaaaaataaggggtcgcccatttaaggtggtgatgaggagaaattttttctctcagagggtcgagaGTTTTTGGAACTCAGAGAGCGATGAAGGCagggtctttgaatgtttttaaggcagaggtagatagattcttggtgaacaagggggtgaaaggttatcggggggtaggcgggaatgtggggttgaggttacactcaggtcagccgtgatcttattgaatggcggagcaggctcgaggggccgagtgggcctactccagctcctaggtTGTATGTTCGTACGTAACGCACGGCTGCATGTGGTGCAGCGATGGGAGGGTGGGCAGGAGGCTGGAatcggaggagcgcagagatctcagaggattgtagagctggaggaggtgacaggggtGGGGCCTCCGCTCAGCGACCATGTCAAAAAGGGGCCTAGCGCTGTGACTCAGCCTGACGACCTGCACCCACCAACCTGCCTGAGCGACCGGGTGAATGAAGACCACCGCTTGGCAACTCAGGCGTGGCTACTAATATTGCAGCAAATGCTCACCTCGGAACTCCTCCATAACATAGAGGTCTTCCAGATAAAGCGCCCTGCCCTTCCAGGAGCTATAACTGAAGAAATACATGGCGTACCCCACGATGGTGTGGCCTGGAAGCAGAGAAATAAGATTCAGTAATCACAGAGGGTGAGGGCTCCTGTGTATCTCCCAGTCCGCAGTGTCACCCACGCCTCCAGGAATTGGTTTCGGATGGGCTGAAGTTTCCAGGGTGTGGAAGATTGGAGGCCGGCCAGGGAAGCTTTGAGACAGTCAAATCAGGCCAAATCCTTGGCCGCCAATGAGCTCAAACTCTtattcaccccctgactccccagagcctgtccaccgtctacaaggcacaagtcaggagtgtgatggaatactccccacttgcctgaatgagtgcagctcccgcaacactcaagaagctcgacaccatccaggacaaagcagccctgcttgatcggcaccacatccacaaacattcactccctccaccaccgacgcacagtagcagcagtgtgtgtaccatctacaagatgcactgcagcaactcaccaaggctccttcgacagcaccttccaaacccacctcctctaccatctagaaggacaagggcagcagacacatggggaacaccaccacctggaagttcccctccgaaacactcaccatcctgacttggaaatatatcggccgttccttcactgtcgctgggtcactccctccctaacagcacggtgggtgtgcctacaccacagggactgcagcggctcaagaaggcagctcacccaccaccttctcaaggggcaattagggatgggcaataaatgctgattttGCCGGCGCACCCGGGTCCCAGAAATGAGTAAAAACAATTTTTTTGAGAATTAAACAATGATTCAGTCACCTCGACAAGCTCGTTCTGGTGGAACCTCAGCCACTAGACATTTATAATAGGGTCCTTGTGTAAATCCATCTTCTATCAGACCTGTGGCATCAGAACAGAACTTTAATCAACAGCTGTTAAAAATAGGTTCAGTTGCTAACACTCTCTTGCCTTTGAGCAACAAGATTGTGGGTCTCACCCCAACACTTTCATGGCGTTAGGGTGAAAggagaaaggtttagggggaacattagggggaacttcttcactcagagagtggtgagagtgtggaacgagctaccatctgacgtggtaaatgtgggctcactcttaagttttaagaataaattggatagataaatGGATGGCAggggtctggagggttatggactgggtgcaggtcaatgggactagcggaataatatttcggcacagactagaagggctgaatggcctgttttctgtgctgtagtgtccTATGGTTCTATCGTTCTAGAAAACAGAGCAAGggcatatgtgtgtgagagagagagtgagtttgtgtgggagagtgtttgtgtgtgtgtgtgtgagagagagagtgtgtgtgtgtgtgtgtgtgtgtgtgtgtgtatgtatgtgtgagtgtgcgtgtgttagcagtgtgtgtaggtgagtgtgtgtgtgtgtatgtgtgagcgagtgtgcgtgtgtctgtgagcgagtgtgtgtgtaagagagagtgtgtgtgtgtgagtgtgcatgtgttagcactgtgtgtaggtgagtgtgtgtgtgtaagcgagtgtgtgtgtaagagagagtgtgtgtgtgtgagtgtgcgtatgttagcggtgtgtgtgtgtgtgtgagagagtgagtgtgtgtgtgagcgagtgtgtgtgtgtgagtgtgtatgagagaatgagaatgtgtgcatgtatgtctgagtgtaagtgtgtgtgagtgtgtgtgtgaatgagtgtgcatgtgaatgtgggaaaggaagtgtgtgtgtgcgtgtgtgtgtgtttgagtgtgtgtgaaagtgagtgtttgagtcagtgtgtatgtgtgtgtgtgtttgagtcagtgtgtgtgtgtgtgtgtttgagtgtgcgtgaatgtgaATGTTTGAGtcagtgcgtatgtgtgtgtgtgtgtttgagtcagtgtgtgtgtgtgtgtgtgtgtgtgtgtttgagtctgtgcgtgtgagagagtgtgtgtatgtgtgtgtgtgtgtttgagccagtgtgtgtgtgtgtgtttgagccagtgtgtgtgtgtgtgtgtgtgtgtgtgtgtgtgtgtgtgtgtgtgtgtttgagtgtgcgtgtgtgtgggtgggtgtgtgtgagtgtgtgtgtgagaatgtgagagaatgtgtgcatgtgtgtctgagtgtttgtgtgtatgtgagagtgtgtgcaagtgtgtgagattgtgtgtgtgtgagtgagtgtgcatgtaaatatgtgcatgtgggaaagggagcgtgtgtgtgtgtgtgactgtttgaatctgtgtgtacgagagagtgtgtgtatgtgtgtgtgtgtgtttgagcaagtgtgtgtgtgtgtgtgtgtgtgtttgagtgtgtgtgaatgtgaatgtttgagtcagtgtgtatgtgtgtgtatttgagtcagtgtatgtctgtgtgagtgagtgtgtgtgtatgagcctgTGCGTGAGATAgtctgtttgtgagtgcgtgagtgtgtgtgtgagtgagtatgtgtgactctgtgtgtgagtgtgtgtgtgtgagtatgtgtgagtatgagtgagtgtgtgtgtgagtgagtatgtgtgagtgtgtgtgtgagtgagtatgtgtgagtgtgtgtgtgagtgagtatgtgtgagtgagtatgtgtgagtgtgtgtgtgagtgagtatgtgtgagtgtgtgtgtgagtgagtatgtgtgagtgagtatgtgtgagtgtgtgtgtgagtgagtatgtgtgagtgtgtgtgtgagtgagtatgtgtgagtgtgtgtgtgaatgtgtgtgtgagtgtgtgtgtgagtgagtatgtgtgagtgtgtgtgtgagtgtgtgtgtgaaagagtatgtgtgagtgtgtgtgtgtgtgagtatgtgtgtgtgtgtgagtgagtatgtgtgagtgtgtgtgtgagtgagtatgtgtgagtgtgagtgtgtgtgagtgagtatgtgtgagtgtgtgtgagtgtgtgtgtgtgagtatgtgtgagtgtgtgtgtgagtatgtgcgagtgtgtgtgtgagtgagtatgtgcgagtgtgtgtgtgagtgagtatgtgtgagtgtgtgtgtgagtgagtatgtgtgagtgtgtgtgtgagtatgtgcgagtgtgtgtgtgagtgagtatgtgtgagtgtgtgtgtgagtgagtatgtgtgagtgagtatgtgtgagtgtgtgtatgagtgagtatgtgtgagtgtgtgtgtgagtgagtatgtgtgagtgtgtgtgagtgtgtgtgtgagtgagtatgtgtgagtgtgtgtgtgagtgagtatgtgtgtgtgtgagtgagtatgtgtgagaatgtgtgagtgtgtgtgtgagtgagtatgtgtgactgtgtgtgtgggtgtgtgactgtgtgtgtgagtgtgtgtgtgagtgtgtgtgtgagtgagtatgtgtgagtgagtatgtgtgagtgtgtgtgtgtgagtatgtgtgactgtgtgtgtgactgtgtgtgtgagtgtgtgtgtgagtgtgtgtgtgagtatgtgtgaatgtgtgtgtgtgagtatgtgtgagtgtgtgtgtgagtaagtatgtgtgagtgagtatgtgtgagtgtgtgtgtgagtgagtatgtgtgagtgtgtgtgtgagtgagtatgtgtgagtgtgtgtgtgtgtgtgtgtgtgagtgagtatgtgtgagtgtgtgtgtgagtgagtatgtgtgagtgtgtgtctgagtgagtatgtgtgagtgtgtgtgtgagtgtgtgtgtgagtgagtatgtgtgagtgtgtgtgtgagtgagtgtgtgtgtgagtgagtaggtgtgagtgtgtgtgtgagcgagtatgtgtgagtgtgtgtgtgagtgtgtgtgtgagtgtgtgtgtgagtatgtgtgagtgtgtgtgtgagtatgtgtgagtgtgtgtgtgagtgagtatgtgtgagtgagtatgtgtgagtgtgtgtgtgagtgagtatgtgtgagtgtgtgtgtgagtgagtatgtgtgagtgagtatgtgtgagtgtgtgtgtgagtgagtatgtgtgagtgtgtgtgtgagtgagtatgtgtgagtgtgtgtgtgaatgtgtgtgtgagtgtgtgtgtgagggagtatgtgtgagtgtgtgtgtgagtgtgtgtgtgaaagagtatgtgtgagtgtgtgtgtgtgtgagtatgtgtgtgtgtgtgagtgagtatgtgtgagtgtgtgtgtgagtgagtatgtgtgagtgtgagtgtgtgtgtgagtgagtatgtgtgagtgtgtgtgagtgtgtgtgtgagtgagtatgtgtgagtgtgtgtgtgagtatgtgcgagtgtgtgtgtgagtgagtatgtgcgagtgtgtgtgtgagtgagtatgtgtgagtgtgtgtgtgagtgagtatgtgtgagtgtgtgtgtgagtatgtgcgagtgtgtgtgtgagtgagtatgtgtgagtgtgtgtgtgagtgagtatgtgtgagtgtgtgtgtgagtgagtatgtgtgagtgagtatgtgtgagtgtgtgtgtgagtgagtatgtgtgagtgtgtgtgtgagtgagtatgtgtgtgtgtgtgtgagtgtgtgtgtgagtgagtatgtgtgagtgtgtgtgtgagtgagtatgtgtgtgtgtgagtgagtatgtgtgagtgtgtgtgagagtgtgtgtgtgagtgagtgtgtgtgagtgtgtgtgtgtgtgtgtgagtgtgtgtgtgagtgtgtgtgtgagtgtgtgagtgagtatgtgtgagtgagtatgtgtgagtgtgtgtgtgtgagtatgtgtgactgtgtgtgtgactgtgtgtgtgagtgtgtgtgtgagtgtgtgtgtgagtatgtgtgagtgtgtgtgtgtgagtatgtgtgagtgtgtgtgtgagtaagtatgtgtgagtgagtatgtgtgagtgtgtgtgtgagtgaatatgtgtgagtgtgtgtgtgagtgagtatgtgtgagtgtgtgtgactgtgtgtgtgagtgagtatgtgtgagtgtgtgtgtgagtgagtatgtgtgagtgtgtgtgtgagtgagtatgtgtgagtgtgtgtgtgagtgtgtgtgtgagtgagtatgtgtgagtgtgtgtgtgagtgagtgtgtgtgtgagtgagtaggtgtgagtgtgtgtgtgagcgagtatgtgtgtgtgtgtgtgagtgtgtgtgtgtgtgagtgtgtgtgtgtgtgtgtgtgagtatgtgtgagtgtgtgtgtgagtatgtgtgagtgtgtgtgtgagtgtgtgtgtgagtgtgtgtgtgtgtgagtgtgtgtgtgagtatgtgtgagtgggtgtgtgtgtgagtatgtgtgagtgtgtgtgtgagtgagtatgtgtgagtgtgtgtgtgagtgagtatgtgtgagtgagtatgtgtgtgtgtgtgagtgagtatgtgtgagtgtgtgtgtgagtatgtgtgagtgagtatgtgtgtgtgtgtgtgtgtgtgagtgtgtgtgtgagtgtgtgtgtgagtgagtatgtgtgagtgtgtgtgtgtgagtatgtgtgagtgtgtgtgtgtgtgtgtgtgtgtgagtgtgtgtgtgagtatgtgtgtgtgtgagtgagtgtgtgtgtgagtgagtatgtgtgagtgtgtgtgtgagtgtgtgtgtgagtgtgtgtgagtatgtgtgagtgtgtgtgtgagcgagtatgtgagtgtgtgaatgagtgtgtgtgtgagcgagtatgtgtgagtgtgtgtgagagtgtgtgtgtgagtgtgtgtgtgagtatgtgtgagtgtgtgtgtgagtatgtgtgagtgtgtctgtgagtgagtatgtgtgagtgagtatgtgtgagtgtgtgtgtgagtgagtatgtgtgagtgtgtgtgtgagtgagtatgtgtgagtgagtatgtgtgagtgtgtgtgtgagtgagtatgtgtgagtgtgtgtgtgagtgagtatgtgtgagtgtgtgtgtgaatgtgtgtgtgagtgtgtgtgtgagtgagtatgtgtgagtgtgtgtgtgagtgtgtgtgtgaaagagtatgtgtgagtgtgtgtgtgtgtgagtatgtgtgtgtgtgtgagtgagtatgtgtgagtgtgtgagtgagtgtatgagt
This is a stretch of genomic DNA from Carcharodon carcharias isolate sCarCar2 chromosome 36 unlocalized genomic scaffold, sCarCar2.pri SUPER_36_unloc_22, whole genome shotgun sequence. It encodes these proteins:
- the LOC121274442 gene encoding thialysine N-epsilon-acetyltransferase-like — encoded protein: LIEDGFTQGPYYKCLVAEVPPERACRGHTIVGYAMYFFSYSSWKGRALYLEDLYVMEEFRGQGIGSTFLRKVAEIALQNKCTRLNFVVLNENKPSIDFYLTKGAVDLTDSEGWHLFRFDQEQMQRLAGGKGQNVPTSPFK